CCGCTCTCCTTCCTGCTCGGCGTCGATGCGGCCATCCCGCACCTCGTGCTCGTCGCGTCGGGGCTCGCCTACAACATCGGCGTGAAGAAGACCGCCTACTCGTGGCTGCCGTACATGCTGAGCTTCGGCCTGCTGCCGACCGTCGTGACGCTCGCCGGCCGCCCCCCGGCCGAGGCGGAGTGGTGGGTCATCGCGACCGGGGCGCTGCTGGGACTCGCCGCGCACCTCACCAACGTGCTGCCCGATCTCGACGCCGACCGGAAGACGGGCATCCGGGGCCTGCCGCACCGGCTCGGGCTCCGCCCCTCGGGGGTCGCGGCGTTCGTCTCGCTGCTCGTCGCGTCGCTGGCGATCCTGGTCGGGGCCGGCCCGCACATCGTGACGGTCGCCGGTCTCGTGCTGAGCGTCGCCGTGGCCGCGATCGGGATCCGGCTGGTGCTGACCCGACCGCCCGGCCGGCTGCTGTTCCAGCTGATCATCGTCGGCGCTCTCATCGACGTGCTGCTCCTCGCCCTGTCAGGCTCGCGCCTGAAGGTCTAGAGCATCGAGTCGGGAGTTCCGGTCGCTCTGCGGCTGGTTTTCCGACAGAAACCCCCGAGTCGATCTGGCGCGCGGCGGGGGCGGGGGGCGGATGTCGCGCTAGAGGCGGTTCACGCCGGTGACGTGGATGATCGCCACACCCTCCTCGGCCGACGCCGCCAGGTCGACCTCCGCGTCGATACCCCAGTCGTGGTCGCCCTCGGGGTCGTCGAAGGTCTGGCGCACGATCCACACATCGCGGCGCTCCTGGATCGTGATCAGGGAGGCGCTCCGCGCATCCGCGCCCACCCCGATGGTGTCGTACTCGCCGTAGTAGCCGTCGAGCCCCGTGGCCCAGGCGTCGCGGCTGAAGCCCAGCGGAGCATCCAGTTCGCCCAGATCGTCGACCTTGTCGAGCGCCGCCAGCTGCACTCGCTTGAACAGCTCGTTCCGCACGAGGATGCGGAAGGCACGCGGGTTCGACACCACGCTGTGCGGCGTCGGCGGCAGCACGGCGGTGACCCCCCGGCCCTGCGCCGCGATGTCGTCGGCCTCCCCCTGCACCTCGGCGGGGTTCGTGAGTTCCTCCCACTCGTCGAGCAGGCTCGAATCGACCTGGCGCACGAGCTCGCCGAGCCATTCGATGAGGTCGACGAGATCGTCGCTCTTCGCCTCATCGGGGATGGTCGACCGGGCGGCCTTGAAGG
Above is a genomic segment from Subtercola boreus containing:
- a CDS encoding UbiA family prenyltransferase, coding for MSKLHGDDASDDANGPFDGHGSRGRSPIEALVGASHPGPTVAVTALAVILSIATGLELPRIIELGLAVFVGQLAIGWSNDWLDARRDSAVGRTDKPIAAGEISARSVRTAFIVAAVATIPLSFLLGVDAAIPHLVLVASGLAYNIGVKKTAYSWLPYMLSFGLLPTVVTLAGRPPAEAEWWVIATGALLGLAAHLTNVLPDLDADRKTGIRGLPHRLGLRPSGVAAFVSLLVASLAILVGAGPHIVTVAGLVLSVAVAAIGIRLVLTRPPGRLLFQLIIVGALIDVLLLALSGSRLKV